AGACTCCCGAAATCTCCGCAGTGCCACACTTCATCAGCCTGAGAAGCATATTCAAGAATGCGGTCATCTATATAGGAATGGGAATCGGAAAGGAGAAGGATCTTTGTCATTATCTAAGCGTTCTTTCAGTAATATTTTCGTCGTATTTATCTTTAAAAACAGCGACACGCTCAGAGTTCAGTTCTCCGTCATGATTGATCACTCTTTCTTTCAGCAGCCATCTTACCAGTTTCTCCATTCCTTTTTTAGAATTCATAAAATTGGCAATTTTGGCCATATCCGTAGACTCTACTTTTGTTTTTTCGGTCAGGAAATTGAGGATGAAATAATCATCACTTACATATCTTGGGGTTTCGTTATCCATATACCGGTAAAGAAGAACCTCCTCATCATCCTTCATAGAAAAAAATGAATATTGGGCTGCATTGATCTTTTCTGCTTTCAGGATCTGTTTCCCATCCAGTAAAACTTTATCATCCTTGATGGTTACTTCCTGAGAAAAATATAAATTACAGCTTATCATCAGTAAGAACAGGGCTAATAATCTGTTGAATCTCATTGTTTATTTTTTAGACTGCAAATATAAAGAAGCTTTAATTAATGGTGCTTTTTAGTAAGAAATATCTTTTGTCCTGCGTATAGAATCCAGTTTTTTTTCGATCTCTGCGCTGAAGACTTTTTTCAGCTTCAGTTCATTCTCCGTCAGTTTGGAAATGACAAATGTACCGTTCATATTGGCATTGGAAGGAAAAAGAAGGTTAACAGCCGTATCAGAAGCTTTTTTCCATGCTCCGATATACAGGTCAAACCTTAAATTTTTAGAAGGAGTATTTTCCTGCATATTAAACCTGAAAGGAGAACTTTCAAGATTTCCTGTAATTTTTCCGTTTTTCTGAAACCTGAGCCCATGTCTTTTTTTTTCAAAAGCCTTTTGCTTTTCGTAGGTATAAATATAAGTGTCCATACTTTTCAGATTCCATGTCTGAAGAAGTAAAGGATCAGAAGTTCTGTCCTGACTTTTCATGAAACCGACGGCAGAAAAAGATATTAAAAAGATGCAGACAGATTTTTTCATAGGATGATGGCTGATTAATGAAAAATAACAAAATTTTTTACGCTGCAAAGTTAGCATCATATTTATTAAATTTGGGAAAATTAAAAAAACAATGAAACAGAAATTTTCTTTTTTCATTTTTCTTTTGACCGTTGGATTGGCCAATGCGCAGGTTGAAGAAAAAAAGCTGGATGAACTGATCCAAAATACCTTAAAAACCTTTGACGTGCCGGGAATGTCGGTGGGAATTGTAAAAGATGGAAAAGTAACCTATTCCAAAGGGTTTGGTGTACGTTCTCTTACTTCCAGACAGCCTATGGATGACAATACACTGGTAGGTATTGCCTCCAACTCCAAAGGATTTACCTGTGTAGCACTAGCGATCCTGGCCGATGAAGGAAAATTGAACTGGGATGATAAAGTTTCAAAATATATTCCTGAATTTCAGATGTACGATCCGTACGTTTCCCAAAATGTAACCGTAAAAGACCTGATTACCCACAGAGCCGGATTGGGATTGGGACAGGGAGATCTGATGTTTTTCCCGGAAGGAGGAAGCCTGACCGTCAATGATATTGTTCACAATGTAAGATACCTGAAACCGGAAAATCCTTTCAGAACAAAACTGGATTATAACAATATTATGTTCATTGTAGCCGGTGAAGTGATCCACAGGGTCTCCGGATTAAGCTGGGCGGAATTTATTGAGCAGAGAATCATGAAACCGGTAGGAATGACATCCAGTTTCGGAAGCTATACCAGAGCGAAAGCAGCTGCTAATAAAATTGATGCGCACGCTCCTGTAGACGGAAAAGCTGTTGCTGTTCCTCATGACTGGAATGAAACAGCCAATGCCGCAGGAGGGATCATGAGTAATATTAAAGATATGACGACCTGGGCAGAGTGCCTTTTGAATAATTTCACCACTAAAGACGGTAAAAAATTAGTTTCCGATAAAAATGTTCAGCAGTTATGGAGCCTTCAGATTCCTGACAGGGTAGCAGCAAAGAATCCTTATGATACAAGCTTTTACGGATATGGTCTAGGCTGGTTCCTGAGTGATGTGAAAGGCCACAAGCAGGTACAGCATACGGGAGGACTGATCGGTACGGTAACCCAGTTTACCCTGATTCCTGACCTGAAACTGGGAATTGTAGTATTAACGAATCAGCAATCCGGGGCAGCTTTCAATACGATTACCAATACGGTAAAGGACTCTTACCTTGGCGTGGCAGACAGAAACTGGCTGAAGACATACGGAGACAGAATGTCTAAAATGGAGGCAGAGTTTAATAAGCAAAAGAAAGATGCCTATGCCAAATCAGAAGCATTCAAAAAAGAAAAAGCACTTCAGCCAAAAGCAGAGCAGTTTACCGGAACGTATAACGATGCCTGGTTTGGAGATGTAGAAATTGCGCAGCAGGGGAATACCTATAGAATTTCATGTAAAAATTCACCGAGATTAAAGGGAGAGCTGCTTCCTTATTCTAATAATTCCTTCATTATCAAATGGGATGACAGGAGCTATGATGCAGATGCCTATATCATCTTTGATTATGTCGAAACAGGTAAAGCACAGTCGGCAAGGCTGAAAGCAATTTCTGATGTAACGGATTTCAGTTTTGATTTTGATGATCTGGATCTGAAGAAGAAATAATACAGGATTGATAGAAAATATTGACAGGAGAACGGGCTTTGGTCCGTTCTTTATTTTTAAATGGATATTCAATAAATACAAATGGCTCACATTAGTTTTCCATAATGGTGGTTCGTTCGCAGATTGGGCTGATGACGCAGATTTTTAGAATGATAAGACTAATGCTGTAAATCAACGAATTCCATAGAAACGGGCTTTAGTCCTGGTTTACTGAAGAAGATTAAGGTCTTGCTGTACCAAGGAAAATTCTGTGTTGAAATTTTGTTTTTCAAAGAAATTTTTCAGCTCAAGAAGTCTTTTCTTATTGTCATAAGGTATACTGGAGTTCAGTTTTCTCTGACATAACGAACAGGCTCTTGCATAATGAAAATCGGTTTCAGTAAGGGAATTGGTTCCGTTCATCACACAATTGGCATTCAGGCAGTGGCTGATCCCAAACATATGCCCGATCTCGTGGGAACTGATTTTTATTAATCTTAAAAAACTTGTATTGAAGTTAGAGTCTGTTAACGGGCCGCCGGCAAATCTGTACATCGAGGTAACGCCTACGCCGTCTTCATAAGAGGCAAGTCCAAAAACATAGTTCCATTCAGGTTGGGGAAAAAGATCTTTCTCTGTGATTCCCATCAATACAACAGCATCTTTGGGTTTTCGTCTGATCAGGATACTGTCTAATACATAGCCTGCCAATAGCTGCTCCTTGCCCTCATCAGCAGTTCTTCTTACATTTTCAGGGAAAATATCGTTGGTCAGTGCCGGAAGAATCTTCGTTTCCAGCTGAAAATATATTTTTAAATATTCCCTTGTGAGTTCTATTTCCTTTTGCTGAAGCTCATTGAACTGCCCTATCGGCTGAAGATAAATTGTATTTTTATGGGGTTCCGGCTTAATTTTTTTTAATTTCCGGAAGTCTTCGAATTTCTGAAATTTTTCATCATGATTATACCTCCAGCTTCCGGGTTTGGGAGTGGTGGATAATTTTACATCATTGCTTGCTATCGTTTCAAAATAGGTCTTTTCCTTTTTCTGACATGAAAAAAAGAATACAGAGACTATGGCATAAAGAAGAGTCGGGATAAGATTATATTTTCCCGGGCTCATAAAAGAATAGAAGTTTCTTTTTCGCACCGTCGAACTCGGACCATGAATTGCAGTCTACTTCAAAGCCGGCTACTCCGCAGGTAGGAAAATGAAAAATATCTTCAGAAATGGAATTGGCAAAATTGGAGATCCCATTATTGTGGGAGAAAAAGGCCACTGAGTTCAGATTGTCATCCAGGTCATAGATGACAGATTCAAAACTTCTTTCTGACGGATTATATAATTTTTGATCAGTAGAACAGTTCAGCTGATAAGTCTGATTAAAAATCTTGCAGGTATTAAGGGCACGCACTGCCGGGCTCGATACAAAATGATCGATGGAAATATTATTGTTTTTAAGGAATCTTGACATGTTCATAGCATCCTCCAAACCTTTGTCTGCCAAGGGTCTGTCAAAGTCGTCGGTTTCTTCCGGCCAGTCGCTTTTTGCATGTCTAACGAGGATGAGTCTCTTCATATATCTGTTTTTTGGAAGATTAAAATTATAAAAAAAATAATGGAATAAAACATGATTTATATAAAAAAAC
This window of the Chryseobacterium arthrosphaerae genome carries:
- a CDS encoding archaemetzincin yields the protein MSPGKYNLIPTLLYAIVSVFFFSCQKKEKTYFETIASNDVKLSTTPKPGSWRYNHDEKFQKFEDFRKLKKIKPEPHKNTIYLQPIGQFNELQQKEIELTREYLKIYFQLETKILPALTNDIFPENVRRTADEGKEQLLAGYVLDSILIRRKPKDAVVLMGITEKDLFPQPEWNYVFGLASYEDGVGVTSMYRFAGGPLTDSNFNTSFLRLIKISSHEIGHMFGISHCLNANCVMNGTNSLTETDFHYARACSLCQRKLNSSIPYDNKKRLLELKNFFEKQNFNTEFSLVQQDLNLLQ
- a CDS encoding serine hydrolase, which produces MKQKFSFFIFLLTVGLANAQVEEKKLDELIQNTLKTFDVPGMSVGIVKDGKVTYSKGFGVRSLTSRQPMDDNTLVGIASNSKGFTCVALAILADEGKLNWDDKVSKYIPEFQMYDPYVSQNVTVKDLITHRAGLGLGQGDLMFFPEGGSLTVNDIVHNVRYLKPENPFRTKLDYNNIMFIVAGEVIHRVSGLSWAEFIEQRIMKPVGMTSSFGSYTRAKAAANKIDAHAPVDGKAVAVPHDWNETANAAGGIMSNIKDMTTWAECLLNNFTTKDGKKLVSDKNVQQLWSLQIPDRVAAKNPYDTSFYGYGLGWFLSDVKGHKQVQHTGGLIGTVTQFTLIPDLKLGIVVLTNQQSGAAFNTITNTVKDSYLGVADRNWLKTYGDRMSKMEAEFNKQKKDAYAKSEAFKKEKALQPKAEQFTGTYNDAWFGDVEIAQQGNTYRISCKNSPRLKGELLPYSNNSFIIKWDDRSYDADAYIIFDYVETGKAQSARLKAISDVTDFSFDFDDLDLKKK
- a CDS encoding SixA phosphatase family protein, whose translation is MKRLILVRHAKSDWPEETDDFDRPLADKGLEDAMNMSRFLKNNNISIDHFVSSPAVRALNTCKIFNQTYQLNCSTDQKLYNPSERSFESVIYDLDDNLNSVAFFSHNNGISNFANSISEDIFHFPTCGVAGFEVDCNSWSEFDGAKKKLLFFYEPGKI